One Anaerobacillus alkaliphilus DNA window includes the following coding sequences:
- a CDS encoding PepSY domain-containing protein has product MSFKRFLLGAGIGFVVGAVLKDQLTKELISPEKALRVVKQKLNKQGVVEGSWIHMIPESYEKNLLDYTVYRGGVSCTIEGDFYQFDFIVDGHTGTILELTSQD; this is encoded by the coding sequence ATGAGCTTTAAGCGATTTTTATTAGGAGCAGGGATCGGTTTTGTTGTAGGTGCGGTCCTCAAAGATCAACTTACAAAGGAACTCATTTCACCTGAAAAAGCATTACGAGTTGTGAAGCAGAAACTAAATAAACAAGGCGTAGTCGAAGGATCTTGGATTCACATGATCCCAGAAAGTTATGAAAAAAATCTTTTAGATTATACGGTGTATCGTGGCGGTGTATCTTGTACGATTGAAGGAGATTTTTATCAATTTGATTTTATCGTTGATGGTCATACAGGTACCATTTTGGAGTTAACATCACAGGATTAG
- a CDS encoding DUF421 domain-containing protein, with translation MELDFIWESILLVLVGFLFLRVSGRKSIAQMTVTTTVIMISIGSIIVQPIIEDSVTKTIISIGIFIGVLIIVEYLQVHFNGLEKLFTGKAKSVIENGQINLENLRKMRLTIDKIEMQLRQNGVSNISDVKNATIEANGQLGYELIPDARPLTVREFKKLMAHMVQLQNQSPDVDGNLFYEVINKKHKIPHDEKYK, from the coding sequence ATGGAGTTAGATTTTATTTGGGAATCGATATTATTAGTTTTAGTAGGCTTTCTCTTTTTGAGGGTTTCTGGAAGAAAATCAATTGCACAGATGACTGTTACAACAACAGTTATCATGATTTCAATTGGTTCGATTATTGTTCAACCAATCATCGAGGATAGTGTAACGAAAACAATTATTTCAATTGGTATTTTTATTGGAGTTCTTATCATTGTTGAGTATTTGCAAGTTCATTTTAATGGCTTGGAAAAGTTATTTACAGGTAAAGCAAAAAGTGTTATTGAAAATGGCCAGATTAACTTAGAAAATTTACGTAAAATGCGTTTGACGATTGATAAGATAGAGATGCAACTACGACAAAACGGTGTTTCCAATATCTCAGATGTAAAAAACGCAACAATTGAAGCTAACGGACAGCTCGGCTATGAATTAATACCTGATGCAAGACCTTTAACTGTAAGGGAATTTAAGAAACTAATGGCGCATATGGTGCAACTTCAAAATCAAAGTCCAGATGTTGATGGTAATTTATTTTATGAGGTAATCAATAAAAAACATAAAATCCCTCATGACGAAAAATACAAGTAA